The following proteins come from a genomic window of Paenibacillus sp. CAA11:
- a CDS encoding ABC transporter ATP-binding protein — translation MSTYLFRYKGRLALVAITVFLASLLNVGLAFVFKAITDTIGSGSLTEFYRVAALALGFIVFGAVVHFLAEWAKSAYIRKTMVYLKDEVFRKIMGKSIAEFSSSNSAKYLSVINNDLKMVEEDYFRNLFQLFGTVVAFTGALSSMFFLSYKISLCLLMMTVISILIPRLFERSLSGSKNKYAESLEHFMVKVNDLFSGFQVIKSFKIERKIEEEYTKVNQDVERRKFRFNVVSCGVDAISEVFGGIMFNSVFIIGGIFAIQGELTLGMLLACVQLTNNVVNPIYSSVQYLARIKSLKQISGRIITLLNEREEQRTYTAKDHFDGVIEWKNVSFGYDDQKKVLSGIDLLIRKNQKVAFVGASGSGKSTLLKLLLKQYEHYDGAILIDGIPLKDISADDVYHFQSILHQHTFLFDSSINENIKLFGDYTDEDVARAAEHSGMTRFLDRLPDGLDSLVGENGSLLSGGEKQRIAIARTLIRKAPILMLDEATSALDNETAYAIEETILNMKEVTALVVTHRLVKRLLERYDAIYVLQGGEIIERGTFQELMDQRGYFHSLYSIENKTSREPARSREGLLAL, via the coding sequence ATGAGCACTTATTTGTTCAGGTATAAAGGGAGACTGGCGCTTGTTGCAATCACGGTATTTCTGGCAAGTCTGCTGAATGTAGGATTAGCGTTTGTATTTAAGGCCATTACGGATACTATCGGGAGCGGGAGCCTCACGGAATTTTATCGAGTGGCTGCATTGGCGCTTGGCTTTATTGTATTCGGTGCGGTGGTGCACTTTTTGGCCGAATGGGCGAAGTCCGCTTATATCCGCAAGACGATGGTTTATTTGAAGGATGAGGTATTCCGCAAAATTATGGGGAAAAGTATTGCAGAATTCTCCTCGTCAAACAGTGCCAAATACCTGTCGGTAATTAACAATGATCTGAAGATGGTAGAGGAGGATTACTTCCGCAACCTCTTTCAATTGTTTGGCACGGTAGTGGCCTTCACGGGTGCTTTATCGTCCATGTTCTTTTTAAGCTATAAGATCTCGCTGTGCCTTCTCATGATGACGGTCATTTCCATCCTTATCCCTCGTTTGTTTGAGCGGAGTCTCAGCGGAAGCAAGAACAAATATGCTGAGAGTCTGGAGCATTTTATGGTGAAGGTAAATGATCTGTTCTCAGGCTTTCAGGTCATTAAGAGCTTCAAAATCGAGCGGAAAATTGAAGAGGAATATACGAAGGTGAATCAGGACGTCGAGCGGCGGAAGTTCAGATTCAATGTGGTCAGTTGCGGGGTAGATGCCATCAGTGAGGTTTTTGGCGGCATTATGTTCAATTCGGTGTTCATTATCGGCGGGATCTTTGCGATTCAGGGCGAGCTGACGCTGGGCATGTTGCTGGCTTGTGTACAGCTGACGAACAATGTGGTGAATCCGATCTACTCCAGTGTTCAGTATCTGGCCCGGATCAAGTCGTTGAAGCAGATCTCAGGGCGAATTATCACCCTGCTGAATGAACGGGAAGAGCAGAGAACGTACACGGCGAAGGACCACTTCGATGGGGTGATTGAGTGGAAGAATGTCAGCTTCGGATATGATGATCAGAAAAAGGTACTCAGCGGGATTGATTTACTCATTCGTAAAAATCAAAAGGTGGCATTCGTAGGGGCCAGCGGCTCCGGCAAATCCACACTGCTTAAGCTGCTATTGAAGCAGTATGAGCATTATGATGGGGCAATCCTGATTGACGGCATTCCGCTAAAAGACATTTCTGCAGATGACGTATATCACTTCCAATCCATATTGCACCAGCACACCTTCTTGTTCGATAGCAGCATCAACGAGAATATTAAGCTGTTTGGCGACTATACGGATGAAGATGTAGCCAGGGCAGCCGAGCATTCGGGAATGACCCGGTTTCTAGATAGATTGCCAGATGGCTTGGATAGCTTGGTTGGCGAGAATGGCAGCCTGCTCTCCGGCGGGGAGAAGCAGCGGATTGCGATTGCAAGGACTCTGATTCGAAAGGCGCCGATCTTAATGTTGGATGAAGCCACTTCTGCACTCGATAATGAGACAGCTTATGCGATTGAAGAGACGATTCTGAACATGAAGGAAGTAACGGCCCTTGTGGTAACCCACCGATTGGTTAAACGCCTCTTGGAGAGGTACGATGCCATCTATGTGCTGCAGGGCGGTGAAATTATTGAACGGGGGACTTTCCAGGAGCTGATGGATCAGCGCGGGTATTTCCACAGCCTGTACTCTATTGAAAATAAAACGTCCCGAGAGCCGGCGCGGTCAAGAGAGGGGCTGCTCGCCCTCTAA